The Luteimonas galliterrae DNA window ACTACGCCGCGCCCGAGCAGATCCGCGGCGGCCAGATCAGCACGGCGACCGATGTGTACGCGCTGGGGGCGGTGCTGTTCGAACTGCTGACCGGGCGCAAGCCGTTCAGCGATCCGCTGGCACCGCGTGAGCCGCCGCAGGCCTCGCGGGTGGCGACCGACGCAGGAGCCAATACCGGCGAACGCGCTGCGGCGCGTGCGGCCACGCCGCACACATTGCGCAAAACGCTGCGCGGGGACATCGACCGCATCCTGCGTGCAGCCCTGGATCCCGATCCCACGCACCGTTACCGCTCCGCTGCCCGCTTCGGCGAAGACCTGCGCGCGGTGGTGGCCGGCCGGGCGATCAGCTTGCGCCGCGACAGAACCTATCGAGTACGCGTGTTCTTGCGACGGCATCGGCTCGGTGCCGTCGCCGCATCACTCGCGGCGCTGGGATTGATGGCCACCACCGGATGGGCGCTATGGCAAACACAGCTGGCTACCGAACGCGCCGAAACCGCCAAGCGTGAGGCGCTGGCCGCGGAAAGCATCAGCGAGTTACTGATATCTTCATTTGCCGCGACCGATCCGACACAAAGCGACAAAGCGGGTGTCGAACCGACCGCGCGGGACGTCCTGAATACGGGCGCCGCGAAGGCTTCGGAAAAACTCGCGCAGACGCCAGCCGTACTCGGCCGCGTCAGGCTGATGCTCGGTCAGACCTATCTCAACCTGGGCGACAACGACAAGGCGGCCGAACTACTGACAGCTGCGGCCAAGGGTTACGCCCATCCATCAGTGAATCAGCCCGAGAAGACCGCCGAAGCCATCGCGATGTTGGCTCAAGTGGAACAGAACCGCGGCAACGACGCAAAGGCGGTCGAGTTGTCGCGTCGAGTGCTGGCGATCCACCAGAAACTGGGCCGTCAAGAAGACATCGCGATCAGCTACAACACCTTGGGCATGACCTTAATCTCGGCCCTGCGGTATGACGAAGCGGACCAAGCGCTGCAATCCGCCCAGAACATGGCTTTTTTCATATATGGCAACCCTTCGAAGCAATTGGCCCGCGTTCTCCACAATCGCGCCGCGTTAGCCAACAGTGCGGGGCGATATAGCCAAGCCGAACGATGGGCCCGCGAAGCCCTGGAGATGAAAGCAAAGCTGAAAGCGACGCAGAGCGCTTTCTTCACGAGCCGAACCCAGTTAGCGATGGCGATCGCTAAACAGGGGCGCCTTACCGAGGCCGAAGCCGCGCTGGGCAAGAATCTGGAATTGGCGCCGGTGGTCTATCCCGACGACGACGTCAGACTCGCTCGCGCAACCCAACGCTTGGCGATGGTGCACCACGAACGGG harbors:
- a CDS encoding tetratricopeptide repeat-containing protein kinase family protein, whose amino-acid sequence is MLFELLTGRKPFSDPLAPREPPQASRVATDAGANTGERAAARAATPHTLRKTLRGDIDRILRAALDPDPTHRYRSAARFGEDLRAVVAGRAISLRRDRTYRVRVFLRRHRLGAVAASLAALGLMATTGWALWQTQLATERAETAKREALAAESISELLISSFAATDPTQSDKAGVEPTARDVLNTGAAKASEKLAQTPAVLGRVRLMLGQTYLNLGDNDKAAELLTAAAKGYAHPSVNQPEKTAEAIAMLAQVEQNRGNDAKAVELSRRVLAIHQKLGRQEDIAISYNTLGMTLISALRYDEADQALQSAQNMAFFIYGNPSKQLARVLHNRAALANSAGRYSQAERWAREALEMKAKLKATQSAFFTSRTQLAMAIAKQGRLTEAEAALGKNLELAPVVYPDDDVRLARATQRLAMVHHERGDLVRAQQGYEQAIAANERQNLREAATAHAYRMLAEVLELRGDIAGAARAYRSAEERMAEQDGASHRLEKWQAIASHGVFLTRHGKSGIPRDRTEQALTEWIAMFGPQPATAIPEDLAAARLLLAEYRLLQGDPQGAQTALFADAAAAEQPLLQARRRYWQARIHTMRGESAAALVEYARAIEQAEAVAGAGTAHAALWRLDYIEQLAKTGHAAEARKQYAAARPALVAQLMPAAPPMARMKALAEAIAAGNDRFRQVAATSL